A window from Gottschalkiaceae bacterium SANA encodes these proteins:
- a CDS encoding UPF0182 family protein: MAKTRKNVLAIVGGILVLALMFFRTIVNFVTDYQWFRELGYTETFFKRLVTEFTIGIPALVIIFLVVYFYLRMIKRNYLAQSKVTLDPDKNKWMNRGLGGVSLLISLTTAISFATSLWFVWLQFANRTAFGVADPLFNNDVGFYVFTLPFLREVVSLILGLVFTLVILTVVFYAIMMAIAPPQSDVEEMEEVEYLGRRSFVDRNLSAKAKELNSKIIKAALHQVGALAFVILMLIGVNNWLRTFDLLYSATGKVYGAGYTDIHIYLWLYRALAILGIVAGISVLYGAYKRNKRIAILGPAVLAIVAIGGTIVGGLVQNLIVEPNELSREKQYLEYNIDYTRQAYNLDEVDVINYEASTNLTKDTIAANPETIENIRINDYRPVKQVYTQLQSIRLYYDFNDIDIDRYHIDGDYRQVFLSARELNQEKLDSQAQTWIGRHLKYTHGYGFVLSPVNEVTPQGQPALFVRNIPPITDTDLNIQRPEIYFGELTNQYAIINTDENEFDYSTGDANQETRYEGKAGIQLNGINKLLYAFRQGDLEILISGAVNNDSRIVLRRNILDRVKKLAPFILYDEDPYLVLNQDDGKMYWILDGYTTSSRYPYSQPISYESKVNYIRNSAKVVIDAYEGTTDFYIADESDPMIMTYDKIFKDLFKPMSDMPDGIRAHVRYPQTMFKVQSELYRTYHMTDPTVFYTREDIWNIAEEKYMEGVQTVEPNYVMFRLPDDGEAEFLLTIPYTPKGKPNMTSLFVARNDGDNYGDLVLYEFPKDKSVMGPIMLESRIDQNPEISSQLTLWGQQGSSVLRGNIIVIPLDDSLLYVEPIYLQADNANSLPEMRRVIAAHGDDIVMEETLEEALLALFGGTRTTDNEGNEVDLTEETLIELINRAQNLYDDAQEAVKIGDWSNYGRFMDSLAKTLNELSSQTE, translated from the coding sequence ATGGCAAAGACACGAAAGAATGTTTTGGCGATCGTTGGCGGGATTTTGGTCCTGGCATTGATGTTTTTCAGAACAATCGTTAACTTTGTGACAGACTATCAGTGGTTCCGCGAATTGGGGTATACCGAAACCTTTTTCAAAAGATTGGTGACGGAATTTACTATTGGAATCCCAGCACTCGTGATCATCTTCCTCGTTGTTTATTTTTATTTAAGGATGATCAAACGAAATTATCTGGCACAATCAAAAGTAACTCTTGATCCAGACAAGAATAAGTGGATGAATCGAGGGCTCGGCGGAGTTTCCTTGTTAATCAGTTTGACAACCGCGATTAGTTTTGCAACAAGCCTGTGGTTCGTATGGTTGCAATTTGCAAATCGTACTGCCTTTGGGGTGGCGGATCCATTGTTCAACAATGATGTTGGATTTTATGTTTTTACCTTGCCGTTTTTGCGGGAGGTCGTTTCTCTGATATTGGGGCTTGTTTTCACCCTGGTGATTTTGACCGTTGTTTTCTATGCGATTATGATGGCGATTGCGCCACCACAGTCGGATGTTGAAGAAATGGAAGAAGTGGAATACCTGGGACGCCGGTCTTTTGTGGACCGCAACTTATCTGCAAAAGCAAAGGAATTAAATTCAAAGATTATCAAAGCAGCCCTGCATCAAGTCGGTGCATTGGCTTTTGTGATTTTGATGTTGATCGGGGTGAACAATTGGTTAAGAACCTTTGATCTTTTGTATTCGGCAACGGGCAAGGTCTATGGTGCCGGTTATACGGATATCCACATCTATCTGTGGCTGTATCGCGCATTAGCGATCTTAGGGATAGTTGCAGGGATTAGCGTGCTCTATGGGGCCTACAAGCGCAACAAACGCATTGCAATACTGGGACCTGCTGTTCTTGCAATTGTAGCCATTGGGGGAACCATCGTTGGTGGATTGGTTCAGAACTTGATTGTTGAACCCAATGAATTGTCTCGAGAGAAGCAATATTTGGAATACAATATCGATTACACCCGACAGGCCTATAACCTAGATGAGGTTGATGTAATCAATTATGAAGCGAGCACAAATTTGACGAAAGACACTATTGCTGCAAATCCGGAGACCATTGAGAATATTCGAATCAATGATTATCGTCCGGTGAAGCAGGTTTACACGCAATTGCAGTCTATTCGTCTATACTATGATTTTAATGATATTGATATTGATCGATACCATATTGATGGCGACTACCGTCAGGTATTTTTGTCGGCGCGGGAATTGAATCAAGAAAAATTAGATTCTCAAGCTCAAACCTGGATCGGACGACATTTGAAGTACACCCACGGCTATGGTTTTGTTTTGTCTCCTGTAAATGAGGTGACACCGCAAGGACAACCCGCTTTGTTTGTACGGAATATTCCACCGATTACGGATACCGATTTGAATATTCAACGTCCTGAAATTTATTTTGGGGAGTTGACCAATCAGTATGCAATTATTAATACCGATGAGAATGAGTTTGATTATTCCACCGGGGACGCCAATCAGGAAACCCGCTATGAAGGCAAGGCGGGCATCCAATTGAATGGAATCAATAAATTGTTGTACGCATTCCGTCAGGGCGACTTGGAAATTCTAATTTCCGGTGCTGTAAACAATGACAGCCGCATTGTGTTGAGACGAAACATTTTGGATCGAGTGAAAAAACTGGCTCCATTTATTCTCTATGATGAAGATCCCTACCTGGTTTTGAATCAGGATGATGGAAAGATGTATTGGATCTTGGATGGCTATACCACCAGTTCTCGATACCCGTATTCACAACCGATCAGCTATGAATCAAAGGTCAATTATATTCGAAATTCAGCCAAGGTAGTTATCGATGCTTATGAAGGAACCACTGATTTCTATATTGCTGATGAGAGTGATCCAATGATTATGACCTATGACAAAATCTTTAAGGATCTCTTTAAGCCGATGTCAGACATGCCGGATGGTATTCGAGCTCATGTGCGATATCCGCAAACCATGTTCAAGGTTCAAAGCGAGTTGTATCGAACTTACCATATGACGGATCCAACTGTATTCTATACCCGTGAGGATATTTGGAATATTGCCGAAGAGAAGTATATGGAAGGCGTACAAACCGTGGAACCTAATTATGTAATGTTCCGTTTGCCGGACGATGGGGAAGCTGAATTTTTATTGACGATCCCGTATACACCTAAAGGCAAGCCAAATATGACTTCCTTGTTTGTCGCCCGTAATGACGGTGACAATTATGGAGACTTGGTTCTCTATGAATTTCCGAAAGACAAGTCTGTAATGGGACCAATTATGCTGGAATCAAGGATTGATCAAAATCCTGAAATTTCTTCTCAATTGACCCTATGGGGCCAACAGGGATCCAGTGTACTACGTGGGAATATTATTGTAATTCCATTGGACGATTCACTTCTCTATGTGGAACCCATTTATCTGCAGGCAGACAATGCTAACAGCTTGCCGGAAATGCGACGAGTAATTGCAGCCCATGGAGATGACATTGTCATGGAGGAAACCCTGGAAGAGGCCTTGCTGGCTTTGTTTGGGGGAACCAGAACCACAGACAATGAAGGTAATGAGGTGGATTTGACTGAAGAGACTTTGATTGAGTTGATTAATCGGGCTCAAAATCTGTATGATGATGCGCAAGAAGCCGTTAAAATAGGCGACTGGTCAAACTATGGACGTTTTATGGATTCTTTGGCAAAAACATTGAATGAGTTGAGTAGCCAAACTGAATAA
- the cysK_1 gene encoding cysteine synthase A, whose translation MIAKRLSDLVGNTPILELDQGRYEIPENVHVFLKMESMNPGTSVKDRTVSYMFDKLEESGELLPGGTVIDANAGNTGVALAWVGAERGYKIVLVLPEDYIIEKQIMCRALGAEIIHVPCCSDHTETDAAVNKYRSEHPDAYYFDQYENPLNMQVHYEVTGPELYSQLDGKIDIYMHGAGTGGTFTGVAKYLKEQSEVIQAIIVQPEGSVYSGDKFKSFTCSGIGNSFIPGNLDLSLADEIVDVNQKQIDATLWEVAKKSGLLIGQATGAHVYAAIRKAKTMAGTDEKNIVVMATDDSWKYFTKNIFDTCDWMEAKNRLVK comes from the coding sequence ATGATAGCAAAACGACTAAGCGATTTAGTGGGAAATACACCAATTCTGGAATTGGATCAAGGACGGTACGAGATTCCAGAGAATGTACATGTTTTTTTAAAGATGGAGTCGATGAATCCCGGTACGAGTGTTAAGGATCGAACGGTTTCATATATGTTCGATAAGCTAGAAGAATCCGGTGAATTATTGCCTGGTGGTACAGTGATTGACGCCAATGCTGGAAATACTGGGGTTGCCCTTGCCTGGGTGGGTGCAGAGCGTGGATATAAGATTGTCTTGGTTTTACCGGAAGATTACATAATAGAGAAACAGATTATGTGCAGGGCTTTGGGTGCAGAAATCATTCATGTCCCTTGTTGTTCAGATCATACGGAAACGGATGCAGCGGTCAACAAGTATCGTAGCGAACACCCGGATGCTTACTATTTTGATCAGTATGAGAATCCCCTGAATATGCAGGTGCATTATGAGGTAACTGGACCGGAATTATATAGTCAGCTTGACGGTAAAATTGATATTTATATGCATGGTGCAGGTACAGGCGGCACATTTACAGGGGTTGCAAAATACCTAAAGGAACAAAGCGAAGTGATTCAAGCGATCATCGTTCAACCGGAGGGGTCTGTATATTCAGGCGATAAATTCAAATCCTTTACATGCTCGGGAATTGGCAATAGCTTTATCCCGGGAAATCTAGATTTGAGTCTGGCCGATGAAATCGTTGATGTAAATCAAAAACAAATTGACGCGACGCTTTGGGAAGTTGCAAAAAAATCCGGTCTTTTAATCGGACAAGCAACAGGGGCTCATGTATACGCAGCAATTCGCAAGGCAAAAACGATGGCGGGTACGGATGAGAAGAACATTGTGGTGATGGCGACGGATGACAGCTGGAAGTACTTCACCAAAAATATCTTTGATACTTGCGACTGGATGGAAGCGAAAAATCGATTGGTAAAATAG
- the serS gene encoding serine--tRNA ligase: MLDIKRIRKNPEEVQELLKRRGDYDLGGLIALDEERRTLLVDMESKKAEQNRASKEIPKLKKEGKDASEIFAAMKTLSGEVKGLEAKVKEVDDQIDTILMTLPNTPCPDVTIGKDENDNVEVMSFMEPTAFDFEPQAHWDLGTTLDILDFERAAKITGARFTLFKGLGARLERAIAAFMLQTHTENHGYTEIAPPYMVNRASMTGTGQLPKFEDDAFHLPSKDFFLVPTAEVPVTNLHRDEVIDQAALPVNYTAYTPCFRQEAGSAGRDTRGLIRNHQFDKVELVKFAHPDHSYEQLEILTNHAEAILKALKLPYRKVELCTGDIGFSSAKTYDLEVWMPSYNRYVEISSCSNFEDFQARRANIKFRDLETKKLRFVHTLNGSGLAVGRTFAAILENYQNADGSITVPEVLRHFMGVDVIR; this comes from the coding sequence ATGTTGGACATCAAACGTATTCGAAAGAATCCAGAAGAAGTACAGGAATTGTTAAAGAGAAGAGGCGACTATGACCTAGGTGGTTTGATCGCATTGGACGAAGAACGCAGAACGCTGTTGGTTGATATGGAATCGAAAAAGGCCGAGCAGAATCGTGCTTCAAAAGAAATTCCAAAATTGAAAAAAGAGGGTAAGGATGCCTCGGAAATTTTTGCCGCAATGAAAACTTTATCTGGCGAGGTCAAAGGACTTGAAGCTAAGGTTAAAGAGGTAGACGATCAAATCGATACAATCTTGATGACTTTGCCCAACACGCCATGCCCGGATGTTACAATAGGAAAAGATGAAAACGACAACGTAGAGGTTATGTCCTTTATGGAGCCGACTGCTTTTGATTTTGAACCTCAAGCTCATTGGGACCTTGGCACAACCTTGGATATCCTTGATTTCGAGCGAGCAGCAAAGATCACAGGAGCAAGATTTACCTTGTTTAAGGGATTAGGCGCACGATTAGAAAGAGCGATTGCCGCTTTTATGCTACAGACCCATACGGAGAATCATGGATACACGGAGATTGCACCGCCATATATGGTGAATCGTGCATCGATGACCGGAACGGGACAATTGCCCAAGTTTGAGGACGATGCTTTTCATCTTCCTTCAAAAGATTTCTTTTTGGTTCCAACGGCAGAAGTGCCGGTTACCAACCTTCACCGAGATGAGGTGATCGATCAAGCGGCCTTGCCGGTAAACTACACGGCGTATACGCCTTGCTTCCGTCAAGAGGCAGGAAGCGCAGGCCGAGATACAAGAGGCTTGATTCGAAATCATCAGTTTGACAAGGTGGAACTGGTAAAATTTGCGCATCCGGATCACTCTTATGAGCAGTTGGAAATTTTGACTAATCATGCAGAAGCGATTTTAAAGGCCTTGAAGTTGCCATATCGCAAGGTGGAATTATGTACAGGAGATATTGGATTCTCTAGCGCCAAGACCTATGATCTTGAGGTGTGGATGCCAAGTTATAACCGATATGTCGAAATTAGTTCATGTTCTAATTTTGAGGATTTCCAAGCAAGACGTGCAAATATTAAATTTAGAGACCTAGAGACAAAGAAACTACGGTTTGTGCATACGTTAAATGGTTCAGGACTTGCAGTTGGTCGTACTTTTGCAGCAATCCTGGAGAACTATCAAAATGCTGATGGAAGCATCACTGTTCCAGAGGTATTGCGCCACTTTATGGGCGTGGATGTTATTCGCTAG
- the yeiL_1 gene encoding transcriptional regulator YeiL, which yields MVRLNKQQQVVYGKKYSLLQDIMSKDNWDNGVFCSFSKGEYLFQEGDLPKGLYLLVEGKCRVSKTVESGKTFLINHYEGLSVIGEVELFDPREYQSSVQALEKSVCFVLGFRECLHAMMEDLPLMRFIAEQLCWKVERSDRNTSINLTYSLKQRLSSYILYAQKQGLFSSNYTHLANHLGCSHRHLLRTLKGFCDDKILEKKQGQYRILDEEELQEQAGDEFYFNHSKV from the coding sequence ATGGTGAGATTAAATAAACAGCAACAGGTAGTATATGGGAAAAAATATAGCTTGTTGCAGGATATCATGAGCAAGGACAACTGGGACAATGGAGTTTTCTGTTCCTTTAGCAAGGGAGAATACTTGTTCCAAGAAGGGGATTTGCCTAAAGGCTTGTATCTCCTAGTAGAAGGAAAGTGTAGAGTTTCCAAAACAGTTGAAAGCGGAAAGACTTTTCTTATTAATCACTATGAAGGCTTAAGTGTGATAGGCGAAGTTGAATTATTTGATCCAAGGGAATATCAAAGTAGTGTTCAAGCGCTGGAAAAAAGCGTTTGTTTTGTCCTTGGATTTCGAGAGTGTTTGCATGCAATGATGGAAGATCTTCCGCTAATGCGCTTTATTGCTGAGCAATTATGCTGGAAGGTAGAACGGAGTGATCGAAATACATCGATAAATCTCACTTATTCTTTGAAACAACGTCTATCTAGCTATATTTTATATGCACAGAAGCAGGGCTTGTTTTCAAGTAACTACACACATTTGGCAAATCATTTAGGGTGTAGTCATCGACATTTACTGCGCACCTTAAAAGGGTTTTGTGATGATAAAATCCTAGAAAAAAAACAAGGCCAATACCGGATTCTCGATGAAGAAGAACTGCAGGAACAAGCAGGAGATGAGTTTTATTTTAATCACTCAAAAGTATAG
- a CDS encoding glycerol-3-phosphate responsive antiterminator has translation MLTSDQFKQELVKQVVVPSARSMEELENVIENSRHGLIMVKFGDVNTLPGIMTYLKENRRKVMLHQDSLRGIARDHQGLEFLANLKVDYLITTKPQLIKGIRKLGMQPILCLFLIDSDALRTGLRSIGDMAPDAVIVMPSSVPKKAVLEIKRKARVPVIGGGMAFDEEAIQEARKNGFHAVAASKDNLWKR, from the coding sequence ATGCTGACATCGGATCAATTCAAGCAGGAGCTGGTAAAACAAGTGGTGGTGCCTTCAGCACGATCGATGGAGGAGTTGGAAAATGTAATTGAAAATTCAAGACATGGATTGATTATGGTGAAGTTTGGCGATGTGAATACACTGCCTGGGATTATGACCTATTTGAAGGAAAATCGTCGCAAGGTGATGCTCCATCAAGATTCTTTGCGAGGAATTGCCCGTGATCATCAAGGGCTAGAATTTTTAGCTAACCTGAAAGTGGATTATCTAATTACAACAAAACCTCAATTGATTAAAGGCATTCGTAAATTAGGTATGCAACCAATTTTATGTTTATTCTTGATTGACTCCGATGCCTTGCGGACGGGTCTTCGCTCCATTGGGGACATGGCACCTGATGCGGTGATTGTAATGCCATCCAGCGTGCCAAAAAAAGCAGTGTTAGAAATCAAAAGAAAAGCGCGGGTTCCGGTTATTGGAGGAGGAATGGCTTTCGATGAGGAAGCGATTCAAGAAGCCAGAAAAAATGGCTTTCATGCTGTTGCAGCTAGCAAAGACAATTTATGGAAACGATAG
- a CDS encoding SGNH/GDSL hydrolase family protein — protein MKNVLIFGDSNTWGWKPTNTLASIERYTDDERWAGVMQAILGSEYKVIPEGLNGRTTVWDDPIEEFRCGKHHLIPLLDTHDPLDLVIIFMGSNDFKSRYSLTAEDVAFGVNQLIVKTLDHVSCFKNGEPKILLITPPPTGPLAGSIFEYMFKGSEETSKYLAQHYATVAGWYGIPVIDAGQYIASSKHDGIHLDLDAHEKLGQVVAEEVKRILG, from the coding sequence ATGAAAAACGTATTAATTTTTGGCGACTCAAACACATGGGGATGGAAACCGACCAATACATTGGCAAGCATCGAGCGGTACACGGATGATGAGCGTTGGGCTGGAGTCATGCAGGCGATTTTAGGATCAGAATACAAGGTGATTCCTGAGGGACTAAATGGCCGCACAACGGTTTGGGATGATCCCATTGAGGAGTTTCGATGCGGCAAACACCATCTAATTCCATTGCTTGATACCCATGATCCCCTGGATCTTGTGATTATTTTCATGGGAAGCAATGATTTTAAATCACGTTACTCTTTGACTGCTGAGGATGTAGCCTTTGGTGTCAATCAACTAATTGTAAAAACTTTGGATCATGTATCTTGCTTCAAAAACGGCGAACCGAAAATACTTTTGATTACGCCACCGCCAACAGGTCCTTTGGCAGGCAGTATTTTTGAATATATGTTCAAGGGATCGGAAGAGACATCCAAATATTTGGCACAGCACTATGCGACTGTTGCTGGATGGTACGGAATTCCTGTGATCGATGCGGGCCAGTATATTGCCAGCAGCAAGCATGATGGCATCCATCTGGATCTGGACGCTCATGAAAAACTAGGTCAAGTCGTTGCAGAGGAAGTAAAACGAATCTTAGGATAG
- a CDS encoding amidohydrolase yields the protein MKNEGSLYINGKVTCIRPKGLVHSAILTRGERIVAIGEKQALEALATFPYETVDLKGKMMLPGLIDTHAHFLDTGFSVTRLNLGEVKTMDELLNLLSKQAEKFVAGEWVMAVNFDENRIVEKRMPSLEELDEAVPNHPLYINHRGYHSSLLNSRAKQQASLPFEAEADQGGGAYISRGNNAVFKMWIAKQTEVADLDRAWAAASKIAVKRGLTTIHCIEGGEFWGDAYAEFLHRKNSNLLDLVLFYNIKRVKKIGELGLSRMGGDLFLDGSVSGRTAAFSKNYSDAETAGELYMADKELEQLIEDAHMAGIQISFHVIGDKAIEQALRVYGRVLKRHPARDHRHRIEHFGFPSDAQIARAAELGLAIATQPAFVYLKGDNYRVRLGEERVKNAYPLRKLLDAGLRVGGGSDSLVTPMDPLLGIHAAVNAPYENQRLSRMEAIEIYTIRAAELNFEEAEKGSLEAGKFADFVILQQDLFEVAEKNIKDVQVAMTVYHGRCVYQNIEEE from the coding sequence ATGAAAAATGAAGGAAGCTTATACATTAATGGAAAGGTAACATGTATTCGTCCAAAGGGTCTTGTACATAGCGCAATTTTAACCCGGGGAGAACGAATTGTTGCAATAGGAGAGAAGCAAGCGCTTGAAGCGCTTGCGACTTTTCCTTATGAAACAGTGGATTTAAAAGGAAAAATGATGCTTCCGGGTTTGATTGACACCCATGCGCATTTTTTAGATACTGGATTCAGTGTGACAAGGTTGAATTTGGGTGAAGTAAAAACCATGGATGAACTGCTTAATCTTCTTTCTAAGCAGGCTGAAAAGTTTGTAGCGGGGGAATGGGTCATGGCAGTGAATTTCGATGAAAATCGTATTGTAGAAAAAAGGATGCCCAGCCTTGAGGAATTGGATGAGGCGGTGCCCAATCATCCCTTGTACATCAATCACAGGGGCTATCACAGCAGTTTATTGAATAGCCGGGCAAAACAACAGGCAAGTTTACCTTTTGAAGCGGAAGCGGATCAAGGAGGCGGGGCTTATATCAGCCGGGGCAATAATGCCGTTTTTAAAATGTGGATAGCAAAACAAACAGAGGTTGCCGACTTGGACCGGGCGTGGGCTGCGGCATCCAAAATAGCTGTCAAGCGGGGCTTGACGACCATTCATTGCATTGAGGGTGGCGAATTTTGGGGCGACGCCTACGCGGAATTCTTGCACCGGAAAAACTCAAATTTGTTAGATTTAGTTCTCTTCTACAATATCAAGAGGGTGAAGAAGATTGGGGAACTGGGACTTTCCAGGATGGGGGGAGATCTCTTTCTTGACGGGTCAGTTTCGGGGCGGACGGCGGCATTTTCGAAGAATTATAGCGATGCAGAGACGGCTGGAGAATTATATATGGCTGACAAGGAATTGGAACAGCTAATTGAGGACGCTCATATGGCGGGTATACAAATCAGCTTTCATGTGATTGGAGACAAGGCAATCGAGCAGGCTTTGCGGGTCTACGGGCGGGTGTTGAAGCGTCATCCTGCACGGGATCATCGACACCGCATCGAACACTTCGGATTTCCATCAGATGCCCAGATTGCAAGGGCGGCAGAATTGGGGCTGGCCATTGCCACCCAACCGGCCTTTGTCTATCTGAAGGGGGATAACTATCGAGTTCGTTTGGGAGAAGAGCGAGTGAAAAATGCTTATCCTCTTCGAAAATTGCTGGATGCGGGTTTGCGGGTTGGCGGTGGATCTGACAGTTTGGTTACACCCATGGACCCCTTGCTTGGTATTCATGCGGCAGTAAACGCTCCTTATGAAAACCAGCGATTATCGCGAATGGAAGCGATTGAAATTTATACGATCCGTGCGGCAGAATTGAATTTTGAAGAGGCAGAAAAAGGGTCACTGGAAGCGGGTAAGTTTGCGGATTTTGTTATTTTGCAACAGGATCTGTTTGAAGTGGCGGAGAAGAACATCAAGGATGTTCAGGTAGCAATGACTGTTTATCATGGACGCTGTGTTTATCAAAATATTGAGGAGGAGTAA
- the glpK_2 gene encoding glycerol kinase GlpK, translating to MERYVLGIDQGTTGSKAILFDKKSNIIAQAYSEFQQHYPKPGWVEHDPIEILDVTMSVVKEALAKGNVAMEQVDSIGITNQRETTVFWNKETGEPVGRAIVWQDRRSLGVVEDLLAMDPDVAERTGAPIVPNISASKIKWLLDNDEIIKVGVAEGTLLYGTIDTWLIWKWSKGAAHVSDLSNTSVTALLNANTLEYDERVLEELAIPREILPKLVPSSGIVAYTDEALFGAKIPIAGIAGDQQAATFGQACVREGMAKNTYGTGSFMLMNTGAEYNPPQSGLFSPVLWTIGNDTSFAFEGMADVSGAVVQWLRDELGIIEKTEDVTTLATSVEDNGGVYFVPAFVGLGSPHFDSYARGTIIGLTRGTGKAHIARAALESMAYQVRDALKIMENSAGKKLDILRVDGGGAKNDFLMQFQADILGIPVERPIITETTCLGAAYLAGLATGYWTSLDEIEENWQLDKRFEPQISEEKREELCTMWERAVKHAKGWLKFD from the coding sequence ATGGAGCGGTATGTACTAGGAATTGATCAGGGGACGACAGGAAGCAAGGCGATTCTATTTGACAAGAAATCCAATATAATTGCCCAGGCATATTCTGAATTTCAACAACATTATCCAAAGCCCGGTTGGGTTGAGCATGATCCCATAGAAATATTGGATGTAACTATGAGTGTGGTGAAGGAGGCCTTGGCCAAGGGAAATGTGGCCATGGAGCAGGTAGATTCCATTGGCATTACCAATCAACGGGAGACCACCGTATTCTGGAATAAGGAAACGGGAGAACCTGTAGGTCGTGCGATTGTATGGCAAGACAGACGATCTTTGGGTGTTGTAGAAGATCTATTGGCTATGGATCCCGATGTTGCTGAAAGAACCGGTGCGCCGATTGTGCCAAATATCTCTGCATCAAAAATCAAGTGGCTTCTTGACAATGATGAAATAATAAAAGTAGGTGTTGCAGAAGGAACGTTGCTTTATGGGACCATTGATACATGGCTGATATGGAAATGGAGCAAGGGTGCCGCTCATGTATCGGATTTATCCAATACATCGGTAACAGCCTTGTTGAATGCGAACACCTTGGAATACGACGAGCGCGTATTGGAAGAGCTTGCGATTCCTAGAGAAATTCTTCCTAAGCTTGTGCCTTCATCAGGGATTGTGGCTTATACGGATGAAGCGCTTTTTGGCGCGAAGATTCCAATTGCTGGAATTGCCGGCGATCAGCAGGCAGCAACCTTTGGGCAGGCTTGTGTACGAGAAGGCATGGCAAAGAATACATATGGTACGGGTTCCTTTATGCTGATGAATACAGGTGCGGAATATAATCCCCCGCAATCGGGCTTGTTTTCGCCGGTACTGTGGACGATCGGAAATGATACTTCATTTGCTTTTGAAGGCATGGCAGATGTATCGGGTGCAGTGGTGCAATGGCTTCGAGACGAGCTAGGGATTATTGAGAAAACAGAAGACGTAACAACATTGGCAACCAGCGTGGAAGACAATGGCGGTGTGTATTTTGTACCAGCCTTTGTTGGCTTGGGGTCGCCACATTTTGATTCCTATGCCCGTGGTACCATCATCGGACTTACCCGGGGAACGGGCAAGGCTCATATCGCCAGAGCAGCCCTGGAGTCCATGGCTTATCAGGTGCGAGATGCCTTGAAGATTATGGAGAATTCAGCTGGCAAGAAACTTGATATTCTACGCGTTGACGGTGGTGGAGCAAAGAATGATTTCTTGATGCAGTTCCAAGCGGACATTCTGGGGATTCCTGTCGAACGTCCTATTATCACTGAAACCACATGCTTGGGCGCTGCATACTTGGCGGGACTTGCAACGGGATATTGGACAAGCTTGGATGAGATCGAGGAGAATTGGCAGCTCGACAAGCGATTTGAGCCACAGATTTCTGAAGAAAAGCGGGAAGAACTTTGCACCATGTGGGAGCGGGCAGTGAAACATGCTAAGGGGTGGCTGAAATTCGACTAA
- a CDS encoding nucleoside hydrolase, which translates to MRKNIMIDCDPGHDDMMAILLALGNPDFFNVLGVTTVAGNQTLEKVTLNLRRIYTYLGMSTPAASGAAKPIARELVLGDLVHGESGLDGWDFPEPTFELDSTNAVTFMREKIMNCDGKVTLVPVGPLTNIGLLLATFPEVKEKIEVISIMGGSIYAGNMTPDAEFNIMVDPEAAWIVFKSGIPVIMSGLEVTHAGGITHEEIESLRQKGGRVSKMCGDLLKFYVSYHDAEGYASFPLHDVCAVMYLLKPEIFTYQDLQVEIDCNDGPTLGRTAADLREWMRYEKPNTRVLVDVDREKFIEVLFEAVNKLDVMCAE; encoded by the coding sequence ATGAGAAAAAATATTATGATCGACTGTGATCCGGGGCATGACGATATGATGGCTATTCTGTTAGCATTGGGAAATCCAGATTTTTTCAATGTACTGGGTGTAACCACGGTGGCAGGCAATCAGACCTTAGAAAAAGTAACGTTGAACTTGAGACGAATTTATACCTACTTGGGAATGAGCACGCCTGCAGCTAGTGGGGCGGCAAAACCGATTGCCAGAGAATTGGTTTTGGGCGATCTGGTTCATGGAGAATCCGGTCTTGACGGATGGGACTTCCCAGAACCAACATTTGAGTTGGATTCAACCAATGCGGTTACCTTTATGCGAGAAAAGATTATGAATTGCGATGGCAAGGTTACCTTGGTGCCTGTGGGACCACTAACGAATATCGGTTTGTTGTTGGCGACATTCCCGGAAGTCAAAGAAAAAATCGAAGTGATCTCCATTATGGGCGGCTCGATTTATGCGGGCAATATGACGCCGGATGCCGAGTTCAACATTATGGTAGACCCAGAAGCGGCATGGATTGTTTTTAAATCAGGAATTCCGGTAATTATGAGTGGATTGGAAGTGACTCATGCTGGTGGAATTACTCATGAGGAAATCGAATCCTTGCGTCAAAAAGGCGGTCGTGTATCAAAAATGTGCGGCGATCTTTTAAAGTTTTATGTAAGCTATCATGATGCGGAGGGCTATGCTTCATTCCCATTGCATGATGTTTGCGCGGTGATGTACTTGTTGAAGCCAGAGATTTTTACCTATCAAGATCTTCAGGTGGAGATTGATTGCAACGATGGTCCAACATTAGGCCGAACTGCTGCGGATCTTCGCGAGTGGATGCGATATGAGAAACCGAATACACGTGTTTTGGTGGATGTAGACCGGGAAAAATTTATTGAAGTCTTGTTTGAAGCGGTAAATAAGCTCGATGTGATGTGTGCAGAGTAG